In one Falco naumanni isolate bFalNau1 unplaced genomic scaffold, bFalNau1.pat scaffold_272_arrow_pat_ctg1, whole genome shotgun sequence genomic region, the following are encoded:
- the LOC121082088 gene encoding uncharacterized protein LOC121082088, with translation MLSGRSRTKHQEVVTTPPSPENLLDLPELGPDAFNEAFPELAEDNLQFQDEHSSAMDSSDPLAWLDSILELPEVLSGSCLTTLLNKFPEFSEIPDLLECMMEGNCPKDQVVAAMQEDTNPSWQRVATSPLLDAKGKQGGLAAVFPTRLPESPMEPSQEGPMDTSEESPLKGCPEGPHKGLPESPQQILLKSPLASPPTAPQHHPPRVAQLVEEVLQRQPRVILTHLPPPPGISSCRVVPRSGKAAGKQAKRPTSADTLGMPEMSPWGSMPPKKRKKMVVCPVAKSSKTLWEGKPHRDATAVGCSGEQGGSSKQRPSNSDYVPTKRARTLRNTRRQGAPHCPSRR, from the exons ATGctctctggcagaagcaggaccaAGCACCAAG aagtggtgaCCACCCCGCCAAGCCCAGAGAATCTCCTGGACCTGCCCGAGCTGGGGCCAGATGCCTTCAACGAGGCCtttcctgagctggcagaggacaaCCTGCAGTTTCAGGATGAGCATTCGTCCGCCATGGACAGCAGTGACCCGCTCGCCTGGCTCGACAGCATCCTGGAGCTCCCTGAAGTTCTCAGCGGCTCCTGCTTGACCACCCTCCTCAACAAGTTCCCGGAGTTCTCAGA GATCCCTGACCTCTTGGAGTGCATGATGGAGGGCAACTGTCCCAAGGACCAAGTGGTGGCCGCAATGCAGGAGGACACCAACCCCTCCTGGCAGAGGGTGGCAACATCCCCCTTGCTGGACGCCAAAGgcaagcagggtgggctggcagcgGTCTTCCCCACCCGGCTGCCAGAGAGCCCCATGGAGCCCTCTCAGGAGGGTCCTATGGACACTTCAGAGGAGAGCCCCTTGAAGGGATGCCCAGAGGGTCCCCACAAGGGTCTCCCAGAGAGTCCTCAGCAGATCCTGCTGAAGAgtcccctggccagccccccgACTGCACCCCAGCATCATCCGCCCCGCGTGGcccagctggtggaggaggtgctgcagaggcagccccgGGTCATTCTGACCCACTTGCCACCACCACCGGGCATCTCCTCCTGCCGGGTGGTGCCCAGATCAGGCAAGGCTGCTGGTAAACAGGCCAAGCGCCCCACATCGGCTGACACCCTCGGGATGCCAGAGATGTCCCCATGGGGCAGCATGCCacccaagaagaggaagaagatggtgGTGTGCCCGGTggcaaaaagctccaaaacccTCTGGGAGGGGAAGCCACACAGGGATGCCACGGCAGTGGGCTgtagtggggagcaggggggcagcagcaagcagaggccATCCAATAGCGACTATGTGCCCACCAAGCGAGCcagaaccctgaggaacaccaggaGACAAGGTGCTCCACACTGCCCCAGTCGCCGTTGA